One genomic region from Actinomycetota bacterium encodes:
- a CDS encoding MraY family glycosyltransferase, giving the protein MGSYLLVFAITAIVTFAVTPLVRALSSGLGWIDRPSDRKMHPKPTPTAGGIGIWIGLSAGLIASRFVPFLRNLFDTGSDLDAVAIAGTAIVVLGVIDDTRGVSALGKLAGQVLIAGVLVLIGVQFIWFYFPGQGLLSLSPDIAVPLTIIWVVLMVNAVNLIDGLDGLAAGIVAIAAIAFFAYIAWSPQGNAIEASSAALLAVIAAGAAIGFLPWNFYPAKIFMGDSGALLLGLVLAVATISGAVRNLNGPPEETSGALAAIVIPITLPLLVLSIALLDVVLAVIRRMRRGIGIGHADKEHIHHRLMDIGHTHRQAVLLMYLWSALISGSALVIAFIDGTLMVGAIVGAAVIVAAVLPRLIRDRSPRGSDRPLEGNGAGTPVTAVAARADRPPPRPARRDRAPGAS; this is encoded by the coding sequence GTGGGCTCTTACCTGCTCGTCTTCGCGATCACGGCGATCGTGACGTTCGCGGTCACGCCGCTCGTTCGAGCCCTCTCCAGCGGCCTCGGGTGGATCGACCGGCCGTCCGATCGCAAGATGCATCCCAAGCCGACGCCCACGGCGGGGGGGATCGGCATCTGGATCGGGCTGTCTGCGGGTCTGATCGCCTCGAGGTTCGTACCGTTCCTTCGAAATCTGTTCGACACGGGTTCCGATCTCGACGCCGTCGCAATCGCCGGCACGGCGATCGTCGTGCTCGGCGTGATCGACGACACACGGGGGGTGTCGGCGCTCGGCAAGCTCGCCGGTCAGGTGCTGATCGCCGGCGTGCTCGTGCTGATCGGCGTGCAGTTCATCTGGTTCTACTTCCCCGGCCAGGGGTTGCTCTCGCTCTCCCCGGACATCGCCGTCCCCCTCACGATCATCTGGGTGGTGCTGATGGTGAACGCCGTCAACCTGATCGACGGGCTGGACGGGCTCGCGGCCGGGATCGTGGCCATCGCCGCGATCGCGTTCTTCGCGTACATCGCGTGGTCGCCGCAGGGCAACGCCATCGAGGCCTCGTCGGCGGCTCTACTCGCGGTGATCGCCGCTGGCGCCGCGATCGGCTTCCTTCCGTGGAACTTCTACCCCGCCAAGATCTTCATGGGCGATTCGGGCGCGCTTCTGTTGGGGCTGGTATTGGCGGTCGCGACGATCTCGGGCGCCGTGCGGAACCTGAACGGACCCCCGGAGGAAACGAGCGGCGCGCTGGCGGCGATCGTGATCCCCATCACGCTGCCGCTGCTCGTCCTGTCGATCGCGCTCCTCGACGTCGTGCTGGCGGTCATCCGGAGGATGCGGCGCGGTATCGGCATCGGGCACGCCGACAAGGAGCACATCCATCACCGATTGATGGACATCGGCCACACGCACCGTCAGGCGGTGTTGCTGATGTATCTGTGGAGCGCGCTCATCTCGGGATCCGCGCTGGTCATCGCCTTCATCGACGGCACGTTGATGGTGGGCGCGATCGTCGGGGCTGCGGTGATAGTCGCCGCCGTCCTCCCCAGGCTCATCCGCGACCGCTCTCCGCGGGGGAGCGATCGCCCCCTCGAGGGGAACGGAGCCGGAACGCCCGTCACCGCGGTGGCCGCCCGCGCGGATCGGCCGCCGCCACGCCCCGCCCGTCGGGATCGGGCGCCGGGCGCTTCCTGA